In Chryseobacterium gleum, a single genomic region encodes these proteins:
- a CDS encoding epoxide hydrolase family protein, with translation MKTTISTILFAATFILSTPAVSKAQVNQTSTLSAKSDTSIRPFHISIPQSQLDDLKKRIAEARFPDKETVKDASQGIQLEQLKELITYWGNGYDWRKVEDKLNALPQFVTTIDGLDIQFIHVRSKESNAMPVILTHGWPGSPLEFINAIDPLTDPVKYGGKASDAFDVIIPAIPGYGFSEIPTELGWNPDRVARAWDVLMKRLGYKKYVSEGGDHGSVISDALAKQAPSGLLGIHLTMPATIPADLVKPINAGDPAPSGLSASEAKAYNAMSTFFGRNAAYGGMMVTRPQTTGYLLSDSPVALAAFLYEKIAEWSESDLHPENVIGRDAILDDITLYWLTNTGASSSRFYWENNKNNFSAEAQKTRDIKIPVAISVFPHEIYQAPESWSKSAYPTLYYYHKAPKGGHFAAWEQPQVFTEELRAAFKDLRKKL, from the coding sequence ATGAAAACAACAATTTCAACCATCCTGTTCGCAGCCACTTTCATTTTAAGTACACCTGCAGTTTCTAAAGCACAAGTTAATCAGACTTCTACTCTATCAGCAAAATCTGATACCAGTATTCGTCCTTTTCACATCAGTATTCCGCAATCCCAATTGGATGATCTTAAAAAGCGCATTGCTGAAGCCCGTTTTCCGGATAAAGAAACAGTAAAAGATGCTTCCCAGGGAATTCAGCTTGAACAGTTAAAAGAACTGATCACTTATTGGGGTAACGGATACGACTGGAGAAAGGTGGAAGATAAACTGAATGCACTTCCACAGTTTGTAACCACAATTGACGGGCTTGATATCCAGTTTATCCACGTACGTTCTAAAGAATCTAATGCAATGCCGGTAATCCTTACCCATGGCTGGCCAGGTTCTCCGCTGGAGTTCATTAATGCAATAGACCCGCTAACCGATCCCGTAAAATATGGAGGAAAGGCAAGCGATGCATTTGATGTGATTATTCCCGCTATTCCGGGATATGGTTTTTCAGAAATACCCACTGAACTTGGCTGGAATCCTGATCGCGTTGCCCGTGCATGGGATGTGCTGATGAAGCGTCTTGGATACAAAAAATATGTTTCCGAAGGGGGTGACCATGGTTCTGTAATATCCGATGCATTGGCCAAGCAGGCTCCTTCAGGACTTTTAGGGATTCATCTTACTATGCCGGCCACTATTCCTGCTGATCTTGTAAAGCCAATCAATGCCGGAGATCCTGCTCCATCAGGACTTTCCGCTTCAGAAGCAAAAGCTTATAATGCGATGAGTACGTTCTTTGGAAGAAATGCAGCCTATGGAGGAATGATGGTAACACGTCCACAGACAACAGGATATTTACTTTCTGATTCTCCGGTTGCTTTAGCTGCATTCCTTTATGAAAAGATTGCTGAATGGAGCGAAAGTGATCTTCATCCTGAAAATGTAATAGGTCGTGATGCGATCCTGGATGATATTACCCTTTACTGGCTTACCAATACTGGAGCGTCTTCTTCCCGTTTCTATTGGGAAAACAATAAAAACAATTTCAGTGCTGAGGCACAGAAAACGAGAGACATTAAAATCCCTGTGGCCATTTCGGTATTCCCTCATGAGATCTACCAGGCACCGGAAAGCTGGTCAAAAAGTGCTTACCCGACTTTATATTATTACCATAAAGCTCCGAAAGGGGGACATTTTGCAGCGTGGGAACAGCCACAGGTCTTTACGGAAGAGCTTAGAGCAGCGTTCAAAGATTTAAGAAAAAAACTTTAA
- the zwf gene encoding glucose-6-phosphate dehydrogenase — protein sequence MNQHKVLQPTNIVIFGATGDLAKRKLFPAFYNLYIDGRMPKGFNIIALGRAENTNELFRNYIKENLESFSRKKVTSEDWAGFQAHITYFQHQLDEESSYQNLQQKLQDFDSVYGMRANRLFYLSIGPNFISTISNHIKTTSLASDPKKDRIIIEKPFGHNKQSAIELNSLLAKTFEEEQIYRIDHYLGKETVQNILAFRFGNSIFEPLWDHKYIESVQITVAEEVGVETRGAFYEQTGALRDMIQNHLLQILCMIAMEPPASLQSGEIRDRKVDVLKSIRRISPDQVDHYAVRGQYGKATINGVEVKGYRQEDGIAGDSNTETFAAIKFYLDNERWQNVPFYVRTGKKMKEKHSYITIQFKPLPHSTFSDSPHHLSANRLIINIQPMMDIRLQFMTKKPGLTLDLKPAEMIFDNFACQEDTPEAYETLLQDALLGDLTLFMRSDQVEEAWDVVTTIQEAWENNKDLSFPNYKAGSWGPEDVNALVERQGHSWV from the coding sequence ATGAATCAACACAAAGTCTTGCAGCCAACAAATATTGTTATTTTTGGTGCGACAGGCGATCTGGCAAAAAGAAAACTTTTTCCGGCATTTTATAATCTGTATATCGATGGGAGAATGCCCAAAGGCTTTAATATTATAGCACTGGGAAGAGCAGAAAATACCAATGAACTTTTTAGAAATTACATCAAGGAAAATCTTGAGAGTTTCTCCAGAAAAAAAGTGACTTCTGAAGACTGGGCAGGTTTTCAGGCTCACATTACTTACTTTCAGCATCAGCTGGATGAAGAAAGTTCTTATCAGAATCTGCAGCAAAAGCTTCAGGATTTTGATTCCGTTTACGGAATGAGAGCCAATAGGTTATTTTATCTCTCGATCGGACCTAATTTTATCTCTACGATTTCCAACCATATTAAGACCACATCGTTAGCTTCCGATCCGAAAAAAGACCGCATTATTATTGAGAAGCCATTTGGCCACAATAAACAGTCAGCGATTGAACTGAACAGTCTTCTGGCAAAAACTTTTGAAGAAGAGCAGATCTATCGTATCGATCATTATCTGGGAAAAGAAACGGTGCAGAATATATTGGCGTTCAGATTTGGAAATTCAATTTTTGAGCCTTTATGGGATCATAAATATATAGAATCAGTACAGATTACGGTAGCCGAAGAAGTAGGAGTGGAAACCAGAGGAGCTTTCTACGAACAGACAGGAGCATTAAGAGACATGATTCAGAACCACCTTTTGCAGATTCTTTGTATGATCGCCATGGAACCGCCGGCTTCATTGCAGTCAGGTGAGATCAGGGACCGTAAGGTAGATGTGCTGAAATCAATCCGTAGAATATCACCCGACCAGGTTGATCACTATGCTGTAAGAGGGCAGTATGGAAAAGCAACAATAAACGGTGTTGAAGTAAAAGGATACCGCCAGGAGGATGGTATTGCAGGAGATTCAAACACAGAAACCTTTGCCGCAATAAAATTCTATCTGGATAATGAAAGATGGCAGAATGTACCTTTTTATGTTCGTACCGGGAAAAAAATGAAAGAAAAACATTCCTACATTACGATTCAGTTTAAGCCGCTTCCTCATTCCACATTCTCAGACAGTCCGCACCATTTATCAGCGAACAGGCTGATCATTAATATTCAGCCTATGATGGATATCAGGTTACAATTTATGACGAAAAAACCGGGGCTGACATTGGATTTGAAACCGGCAGAAATGATTTTTGATAATTTTGCATGCCAGGAAGATACTCCGGAAGCCTACGAAACGCTTTTACAGGATGCACTTTTAGGAGATCTTACCTTATTTATGCGTTCTGATCAGGTAGAAGAAGCATGGGACGTTGTTACCACTATACAGGAAGCCTGGGAGAATAATAAAGACTTATCATTCCCGAACTATAAAGCCGGAAGCTGGGGGCCTGAAGATGTTAATGCTTTGGTTGAAAGACAGGGGCACAGCTGGGTATAA
- a CDS encoding organic hydroperoxide resistance protein, giving the protein MELNTIQEVENTTVVNISKVLYSGNVIVTGGRNGQAKSSDGKLDVELTSPGSKGNGTNPEQLLAAGWSACFIGAMHLGAVKIGINLPPDLSVNTSIDLATNDDGFFLQAHLQIVLPGLPVDKARKVVETAHATCPYSKATRGNINVKIDVVV; this is encoded by the coding sequence ATGGAATTAAATACCATTCAGGAAGTAGAAAACACAACCGTTGTAAACATCAGTAAAGTACTGTATTCAGGTAATGTTATCGTAACAGGAGGCCGCAACGGACAAGCAAAAAGCAGTGACGGAAAATTGGATGTTGAACTGACGTCTCCAGGTTCAAAAGGAAACGGAACCAATCCGGAACAATTGTTGGCAGCCGGTTGGTCGGCATGCTTTATCGGAGCTATGCATTTGGGAGCCGTTAAAATTGGGATTAATCTTCCTCCGGATCTGTCTGTCAACACTTCAATAGATCTGGCAACCAATGATGACGGATTTTTCCTGCAGGCCCATCTGCAAATCGTTTTGCCAGGTTTGCCGGTAGATAAAGCCAGAAAAGTGGTGGAAACAGCCCACGCAACATGTCCTTATTCAAAAGCGACCAGAGGCAATATTAATGTCAAAATAGATGTAGTGGTATAA
- the pgl gene encoding 6-phosphogluconolactonase, whose product MNITVFDDLEKLYTKAADAFVDLSKKSIQKKGSFVVALSGGSSPKAIFKLLATPEYKDQIEWNKIYFFWVDERWVPLHDDKSNFRMTDETLLSQVPVDKNHVFPMYAEGISPEDYAETYEQQIRNVLGNEGTFDFILLGMGDDGHTASLFPGEAVLEEKEKWVSAYYLKPQEMFRITLTAPVINKAENILVIAFGESKKHALNEVLNGEYNPSLYPLQLIEKKEGFQFFTDEKAKG is encoded by the coding sequence ATGAATATTACAGTATTTGACGATCTCGAAAAACTGTACACAAAGGCAGCAGATGCATTTGTTGACCTTTCAAAAAAATCTATTCAGAAAAAGGGAAGCTTTGTGGTGGCGTTGAGCGGAGGATCTTCTCCAAAAGCCATTTTCAAACTACTGGCAACACCGGAATATAAAGATCAGATTGAGTGGAATAAAATCTACTTTTTTTGGGTTGATGAACGTTGGGTTCCTTTACATGATGATAAGAGCAATTTCCGCATGACAGATGAAACCCTTCTCAGTCAGGTTCCTGTAGATAAAAATCATGTATTTCCTATGTATGCTGAAGGAATCAGTCCTGAAGACTATGCGGAAACCTACGAACAGCAGATCAGGAATGTTCTTGGTAATGAGGGAACTTTTGATTTTATCCTTTTAGGAATGGGAGATGATGGGCATACAGCTTCTCTTTTTCCCGGAGAAGCCGTTTTGGAAGAAAAAGAAAAGTGGGTCTCGGCCTATTATCTTAAGCCGCAGGAAATGTTCAGGATTACTTTGACAGCACCTGTCATCAACAAAGCAGAAAATATTCTGGTAATAGCATTTGGTGAATCCAAAAAGCATGCATTGAATGAAGTGCTGAACGGTGAATACAATCCGTCTCTATATCCGTTACAGCTTATTGAGAAGAAAGAGGGATTTCAGTTTTTCACAGACGAAAAAGCAAAAGGTTAG
- the gndA gene encoding NADP-dependent phosphogluconate dehydrogenase — MERYSYGMVGLGVMGRNLLYNIADNGFSIAGFDLDQEKVKELEEGAASGMKVRGTDTLEDFVSALEVPRKIILMVPAGKPVDAVLGNITPLLTEGDIVIDAGNSYFEDTNRRVADLASKKLHFMGMGVSGGEKGARTGPSIMPGGDPEAFKLLKPMLEAIAAKVDNEACTAYMGKGSAGNYVKMVHNGIEYAIMQLISEAYDLLKRGAGLNNDQLYQVFKEWNSGEMNSFLIEITRDIFTQKDTFTDNYLVDQILDKAGAKGTGKWTSEQAMEIGVSIPTIDIAVTSRILSAYKEERVQASEIYSEKEITKPEDTEQFIKEVGDALFLSTLISYAQGLSLLVKASEEYGFEIPLKDVVKIWRGGCIIRSVLLEKFYSAYTQDPNLSNILLDKEISELVKSKIKALRKTAGYAVANGISSLGIQTALGYFDAYTTKSLPVNLIQAQRDYFGAHTYQRIDREGVFHTSWQSSNN, encoded by the coding sequence ATGGAAAGATATAGTTATGGAATGGTTGGCCTTGGAGTAATGGGGCGGAATCTGCTTTATAATATCGCTGACAACGGGTTCTCAATCGCGGGATTTGACCTTGATCAGGAGAAAGTTAAAGAACTGGAAGAAGGAGCTGCTTCAGGAATGAAAGTAAGAGGTACAGACACTTTGGAAGATTTCGTATCAGCGCTGGAAGTCCCGAGAAAAATCATTCTTATGGTTCCTGCAGGCAAACCTGTAGATGCAGTGCTGGGAAATATTACCCCGCTTTTAACTGAAGGTGACATTGTCATTGATGCAGGAAATTCTTATTTTGAAGACACCAACAGACGGGTTGCTGATCTGGCATCCAAAAAGCTGCATTTTATGGGAATGGGAGTTTCAGGGGGTGAAAAAGGAGCCAGAACAGGTCCAAGCATAATGCCCGGAGGTGATCCTGAAGCATTTAAACTTCTGAAGCCAATGCTGGAAGCCATCGCAGCAAAAGTTGATAACGAAGCATGTACAGCCTACATGGGAAAAGGATCAGCCGGAAACTACGTAAAAATGGTCCACAATGGTATTGAATATGCAATCATGCAGCTTATCAGTGAAGCGTATGATCTTCTTAAAAGGGGAGCAGGCTTAAATAATGATCAGCTGTATCAGGTTTTCAAAGAATGGAATAGCGGAGAAATGAACTCATTCCTTATTGAAATTACCAGAGATATTTTCACCCAGAAAGATACATTCACAGATAATTACCTTGTAGATCAGATTTTAGATAAGGCTGGCGCAAAAGGAACAGGAAAATGGACTTCTGAACAGGCTATGGAAATTGGGGTTTCTATTCCCACCATTGATATAGCGGTAACATCAAGAATTTTATCAGCATATAAAGAAGAAAGAGTTCAGGCTTCTGAAATATACTCTGAAAAAGAAATTACAAAACCTGAGGATACAGAACAGTTTATTAAAGAAGTGGGAGATGCTCTTTTCCTTTCTACGTTAATCAGCTATGCACAAGGTTTATCTTTACTGGTAAAAGCATCTGAAGAATATGGTTTTGAAATTCCGTTAAAAGATGTTGTAAAAATCTGGAGAGGAGGATGTATCATCCGTTCTGTGCTGCTGGAAAAATTCTATTCTGCATATACTCAGGATCCTAATCTTTCCAACATTCTGCTTGATAAAGAAATTTCAGAACTTGTAAAATCAAAAATCAAAGCTTTAAGAAAAACTGCCGGATATGCTGTAGCGAACGGAATTTCCAGCCTGGGAATCCAGACAGCCTTAGGATATTTTGATGCCTATACCACAAAATCTCTTCCCGTGAATCTGATCCAGGCTCAGCGTGATTATTTCGGAGCTCATACTTATCAACGTATTGACAGGGAAGGAGTTTTCCATACCTCATGGCAAAGTTCAAACAATTAA
- a CDS encoding SDR family NAD(P)-dependent oxidoreductase, with the protein MSKTVLITGASKGFGKAWAEAFLTKGYKVAATARNVETLQDLKDQYGDSVLPLSLDVDKREQSLAVVQKVQQHFGSIDILINNAGYALTGAVEETSEQEARAQFETNFFGTLWLTQAVLPIMRNQKNGHIIQVSSILGLATLPTMGLYNASKFAIEGLSETLATEVKGFGINVTLVEPNGYASNIWNTGINTQSNPVYDDVKKAFSEAETSFGSVEATAPALIKLAETENPPLRLLLGKVALPFVKHNYEQRLKVWEEWNDVSVEAHG; encoded by the coding sequence ATGTCAAAAACAGTTTTAATTACAGGAGCATCAAAAGGTTTCGGAAAAGCATGGGCAGAAGCTTTTTTAACAAAAGGTTACAAAGTAGCCGCAACAGCCAGAAATGTAGAAACACTTCAGGATCTGAAAGATCAATACGGAGATTCCGTATTGCCTTTATCCTTAGACGTAGATAAAAGAGAGCAATCATTAGCGGTAGTTCAGAAGGTACAACAGCATTTTGGCAGCATTGATATCCTGATCAACAATGCAGGTTACGCATTAACAGGTGCTGTGGAAGAGACCAGCGAGCAGGAAGCCAGAGCACAGTTTGAAACAAATTTCTTTGGAACTTTATGGCTTACGCAGGCAGTGCTTCCCATTATGAGAAATCAGAAAAACGGGCATATCATTCAGGTTTCTTCTATTTTAGGACTTGCTACTTTACCAACTATGGGACTTTATAATGCTTCTAAATTTGCTATTGAAGGATTAAGTGAAACATTAGCTACAGAAGTAAAAGGATTCGGCATCAATGTGACTTTGGTAGAGCCGAACGGATATGCTTCCAATATCTGGAATACAGGAATTAACACTCAAAGTAATCCTGTTTATGATGATGTTAAAAAAGCATTCTCAGAAGCAGAAACATCTTTCGGAAGTGTAGAAGCAACAGCTCCGGCACTTATAAAACTTGCCGAAACTGAAAATCCTCCATTGCGTCTGTTGCTTGGAAAAGTGGCACTGCCATTTGTAAAACATAATTATGAGCAGCGATTAAAAGTCTGGGAAGAATGGAACGATGTATCTGTTGAAGCTCACGGATAA
- a CDS encoding TetR/AcrR family transcriptional regulator: MAKGEETRQFIIEKAAPIFNTKGIAATSMSDIMEATKLSKGSMYVHFENKEVLACAAVEHNMQMLSDQLQKTLSRFKTSREQLLAYIDFFSDPNHPPVVGGCPLLNFGTEADDTNPIVKEKVNRGIKRGKKLLSGIIEKGIANKEFRADWNASDFATVVFAMLEGGHLMSRMSGNNDTMKIIGNNLKKIIEENTV; this comes from the coding sequence ATGGCAAAAGGTGAAGAAACCAGACAGTTCATTATAGAAAAAGCAGCTCCTATTTTTAATACAAAAGGAATTGCGGCTACTTCTATGAGTGATATTATGGAAGCCACCAAATTGTCCAAGGGCAGTATGTATGTTCATTTTGAAAATAAAGAAGTACTGGCCTGTGCAGCTGTAGAGCATAATATGCAAATGCTGAGTGATCAACTCCAAAAAACTTTAAGCAGATTCAAAACTTCCAGGGAACAATTATTGGCCTATATTGATTTTTTCAGTGATCCCAATCATCCACCGGTTGTTGGAGGCTGTCCTTTGTTAAACTTTGGAACTGAAGCGGATGATACCAATCCTATTGTAAAAGAAAAAGTAAACCGTGGAATTAAGAGGGGGAAAAAATTGCTTTCCGGCATTATAGAAAAAGGGATTGCCAACAAAGAATTCAGAGCAGACTGGAATGCATCAGACTTTGCCACAGTTGTGTTTGCAATGCTTGAGGGTGGACATTTAATGTCCAGAATGTCCGGTAACAATGATACAATGAAAATTATCGGAAATAATCTGAAAAAAATTATAGAGGAAAATACAGTATAA
- a CDS encoding helix-turn-helix transcriptional regulator, whose protein sequence is MMKKIMIVFFFISSFFYAQHTEQEIKNIIFDIDFSTAGPKEIKQIDSLIAVCKKNSYNDCVALGYLKIANIYDKMNDTRKSFYYINKVEKENLINSDTDFEVIFYIHLQKSFLYRKLGERVASFKELDEIYDEAMKTGNAYFIYLINRQYADKYIDTNKQLALQYSKIAYKFSKIYRENKGNRYRIDKNRLSNSYKTSAYLGGIYIDLNKLDSARVYIEEAIQDEKKVNDTSLKYITSLYAGRYFRTVKNVEQAQHYLWIAKNIAKNYFKSENYQIAVGDELNALYKSIGQKDSVGYYSNWLVSIEEVNREQNQTLNDTVDKQNELENMNRKKENKKLFFILSLSIAVCILFIFLFLYYYRKHKSKNLDKIDIPHQLPVQESIFKEVTQLAKENNPEFLTRFNEYCPRFSEELLKVSPLKISEIRFCAYIYLNFSTKEIAEYTFTSVRTVQTKKYNLRKKLNVPSDMDIYVWFSKLLK, encoded by the coding sequence ATGATGAAAAAAATAATGATTGTATTCTTTTTTATTTCTTCCTTCTTCTATGCACAGCACACGGAACAAGAAATAAAGAATATTATTTTTGATATAGACTTTTCGACTGCCGGCCCAAAAGAGATAAAACAGATTGACAGTCTTATTGCAGTTTGTAAAAAAAATTCATACAATGATTGTGTTGCATTAGGATATCTTAAGATTGCGAATATCTATGATAAAATGAATGACACCAGGAAGTCTTTTTATTATATCAATAAAGTAGAAAAAGAAAACCTCATCAATTCTGATACCGACTTTGAAGTTATCTTTTATATTCATTTGCAAAAATCTTTTTTATACCGAAAATTGGGTGAGAGAGTTGCTTCTTTTAAGGAACTGGATGAAATCTATGATGAAGCAATGAAGACAGGGAATGCTTATTTTATTTATCTGATCAACAGGCAATATGCTGATAAATATATTGACACCAATAAGCAGCTCGCATTACAGTATAGTAAAATTGCGTATAAATTTTCAAAAATATACAGAGAAAATAAAGGTAACCGTTATCGGATTGATAAAAACAGATTGAGTAACAGTTATAAAACTTCAGCTTATCTGGGAGGAATATATATTGATCTTAATAAATTGGATTCTGCACGTGTATATATTGAGGAAGCCATTCAGGATGAAAAAAAAGTAAATGATACCAGTCTGAAATATATAACTTCATTATATGCCGGAAGATATTTTAGAACAGTTAAAAATGTTGAACAGGCGCAGCACTATTTATGGATTGCCAAAAATATTGCCAAAAATTACTTTAAAAGTGAGAACTATCAAATTGCAGTGGGAGATGAGCTTAATGCTTTATATAAAAGTATTGGTCAGAAAGACAGTGTTGGTTACTATTCCAACTGGCTGGTAAGTATAGAAGAAGTAAACCGTGAGCAAAATCAAACACTGAATGATACTGTAGACAAACAGAATGAATTGGAAAATATGAACAGGAAAAAAGAAAACAAAAAACTTTTTTTCATTTTATCATTAAGTATTGCAGTATGTATTCTCTTTATTTTCCTTTTTCTATATTATTATAGAAAACATAAAAGTAAAAACCTGGATAAAATAGATATCCCTCATCAGTTGCCGGTGCAGGAGAGCATTTTTAAAGAAGTGACACAGCTTGCCAAAGAAAATAATCCCGAGTTTTTGACGCGTTTTAATGAGTACTGCCCTCGTTTTTCAGAAGAGCTGCTGAAAGTTTCTCCTTTAAAAATATCAGAAATAAGGTTCTGTGCTTACATCTACCTGAATTTTTCTACCAAAGAAATTGCTGAATATACTTTTACATCAGTGAGGACGGTACAAACAAAAAAATACAATCTAAGGAAAAAGCTAAATGTCCCCAGCGATATGGATATTTACGTCTGGTTTTCAAAACTGTTGAAATAA
- a CDS encoding PKD domain-containing protein: protein MIKKLLLLICTGFSVLLFCQADEVLFIGNSVTYFNDMPEIFKNIAISKGKNVSITTHTPGGTGFVNHVDDPLLYQKIRSKNYKYVIMQPGTAESAGHSYPVSVTAERGRKIRDSIRKYSPCSKIFLYEIPYGVPSANEYNVYFNVQQKIKDSITKMSNLMQVEIIPAGESARHYYNSSQDLALHGSYNDIHPGPKGSYLVAASIYSAIFQDHVFPSNFYNGLPQNTAENFQNIADLVFFNNPAQWNSNVFHLHSDFIAGINGMTVSLTNQSANYNSVLWNFGDGTNDSSLNPIHQYTSPGSYTVNLTVNKNSCSETISKIINVGSLGTMDIEVQSELTFYPNPVTDFCYLKSKEMIKNINLYDMAQRKLSEWKNLHSHDIKLDLSAYGKGVYMISIVYENDRRESIKIIVK, encoded by the coding sequence ATGATAAAAAAACTACTCCTTCTGATATGTACAGGTTTTTCAGTCTTATTATTCTGCCAAGCCGATGAGGTTCTGTTTATTGGAAACAGTGTTACCTATTTTAATGATATGCCTGAAATTTTCAAAAATATAGCAATTTCAAAAGGAAAAAATGTTTCGATAACGACGCATACACCGGGAGGAACAGGTTTTGTCAATCACGTGGATGATCCTTTGCTGTATCAGAAAATAAGATCTAAAAACTACAAATATGTTATCATGCAGCCCGGAACGGCTGAATCTGCCGGTCATTCTTACCCTGTTTCTGTAACAGCTGAACGCGGACGCAAAATAAGAGACTCTATCCGGAAGTACAGCCCCTGTTCCAAAATATTTCTGTATGAAATTCCTTACGGAGTACCATCTGCGAATGAATACAATGTTTATTTCAATGTCCAGCAGAAAATAAAGGATTCCATCACAAAGATGTCTAATCTGATGCAGGTAGAGATAATACCTGCCGGTGAATCTGCAAGACATTACTACAACTCTTCCCAGGATCTGGCACTTCACGGATCTTATAATGATATTCATCCGGGGCCCAAAGGAAGCTATCTTGTGGCTGCTTCTATATATTCCGCTATTTTCCAGGACCATGTCTTTCCATCCAATTTTTATAACGGACTACCTCAAAATACTGCTGAAAATTTTCAGAATATTGCTGATCTGGTCTTTTTTAATAATCCGGCGCAATGGAACAGTAATGTATTTCATCTTCATTCGGATTTTATAGCAGGAATCAATGGAATGACTGTGAGCTTAACCAATCAATCAGCGAATTACAATTCAGTACTGTGGAATTTCGGAGATGGCACCAATGACTCATCATTGAATCCGATTCATCAGTATACCTCTCCCGGAAGCTATACGGTTAATCTTACTGTTAATAAAAATTCATGTTCGGAAACCATCAGTAAAATCATTAATGTCGGTTCTCTTGGAACTATGGATATTGAAGTACAGTCTGAGCTTACATTTTACCCTAATCCTGTTACGGATTTCTGTTATCTTAAGAGTAAAGAAATGATAAAGAATATCAATCTTTATGATATGGCTCAAAGAAAGCTTTCCGAATGGAAAAACCTGCATTCCCATGATATAAAATTAGATTTATCAGCGTATGGCAAAGGGGTTTACATGATCAGTATTGTGTATGAAAATGACCGTAGGGAAAGCATTAAGATTATCGTTAAATAA